Proteins encoded in a region of the Pocillopora verrucosa isolate sample1 chromosome 11, ASM3666991v2, whole genome shotgun sequence genome:
- the LOC131777232 gene encoding uncharacterized protein codes for MQISVRFTFIVVVAVAFLVGSHEALPDVGECTFMEYFCTARKCATFFYKGLQKDPKGNCLAKFNQMKDCVVKVVKYCADSLTDSTIRRIVDQNFNSKECSEGPALIPPSSASSLPCSSSFVTEANACGKTFRQIFLADKSNSSLCTEEAERKKCLKNLIYSDCTFSSAEREVLDLALADYNPFCANNRDPGATGNDQCYGVKDISGPAGINAAAGIKPGVMQALLLVFMSICFFFNY; via the exons CGTTTCTCGTTGGAAGCCATGAGGCACTCCCTGATGTTGGCGAATGTACTTTCATGGAGTACTTTTGCACTGCTCGAAAATGCGCCACATTTTTCTATAAAGGACTGCAAAAGGACCCCAAAGGAAACTGTCT TGCAAAGTTTAACCAAATGAAAGACTGTGTGGTGAAGGTGGTGAAGTATTGTGCTGACTCACTGACAGACAGCACCATCAGAAGAATTGTAGACCAGAATTTCAACAGCAAAGAATGTTCTGAAGGCCCCGCTCTAATACCACCCTCGTCAGCGTCATCATTGCCTTGTTCCAGCTCTTTCGTCACTGAAGCAAACGCCTGTGGAAAGACCTTCCGGCAAATATTCCTCGCGGACAAATCGAATTCCTCTCTTTGCAC GGAGGAAGCGGAGAGGAAGAAGTGTCTGAAGAATCTGATCTATTCTGACTGCACCTTTTCCTCTGCTGAGAGAGAAGTCTTGGACTTGGCCCTCGCTGACTACAATCCTTTCTGCGCAAACAATCGGGACCCTGGGGCGACCGGAAATGATCAGTGCTATGGCGTGAAAGACATCAGTGGACCCGCTGGCATTAATGCAGCCGCTGGCATTAAACCTGGTGTAATGCAGGCGCTGTTGTTAGTTTTCATgtccatttgtttctttttcaactatTAA